AGGCAGCGAGCTCGTGGTCGGCCAGGAGCACGAGCGCGGCATCGAGCACCTCCACCATGCCGGGGACCGGGTCCGACGGGCAGAGCCGCCGCCACAGCCGCGCCGCGACGCGCCCCTCCAGGCCCGGCTCGCGCGCGCCGACGGCCGCACCAGCCAGGGGAAGGGCGTGGACCAGCCCGGCCAGCAGCGCCTGGCCGGTCGTGACCACGGCGGCCGGGTGCAGCTCGAAGCGCAGCTCGTCGGTGGCGGCCAGCGCGGCCGCGACGACCCGGAGGCGGTCGAGGGGCAGGGTGCCCGAGGGGAGTCCCGCCTGGCACGCAGCTGCCACGGCCACCGCGCCGGGATCGGCCCGCCAGCCCGAGGCCGCAGCCCCCTCGAACCGGCTGGTCCACAACCAGGAGGCGACCTCCTCGAAGCTGTGCGAGCGGGCGAGGGCCAAGGCGTCGAGGCCCCGGTACCACAGCGTCCCGTGCTGGATCGCGGTGAGCGCCGACTCGACCACCACGGCGGGCGCCCCGTGAGGCTCGCGCCGTCGGCCCCGGCGGGCGAGCTGATCGACCTCGTCGGGGTCGAACGAGCTGGTCCGCCCGCCCGCCTCCCGCCTGCTGCGCAGCAGCCCGCGGCTGACGTAGGCGTAGAGCGTCTCGGGCTTGACTCCGAGCCGCGCCGCGGCCTCGGCGCTGGTCAGCCGGCGGGTCGCGGCCTCGGCGCTGGTCAGCCGGCGAGTCGCGGGCACCGCCTCGCTCATTGGGCCTCCCGCAATGACATTGATTACATGATCAATATTGACGAACCCTACCTGCGCTGGCAGCATCCACACAAGCTCGACCGAACCGCTGGAGCTGGACCATGCCGCGTATCCACTTCCTCGACGTCACCAACCGCGACGGCGTCCAGACGGCGCGCGTCAACCTGTCGAAGTTCGGCAAGACGATGGTGAACTTCTACCTCGGCAAGCTCGGCGTGACCCAGTCCGAGCTGGGCTTCCCGGCCCTGTTCCACGAGGTGCCCTACATCAGGGCGAACCTCGCCCTGGCGGAGGCGGGCGCGTTCGGCGGCCTGCGCCTGTCCGGGTGGGCCAGGGCCGTGCCCGAGGACGTCGATGCGGCCGCTCCGCTCGGCCTCAGGCACATGAACCTGTCGATCTCCACCTCGGACCAGATGATCGCCAACAAGTTCAAGGGCCGCCTGGACCGGGCCGCGGTCATCCGCGAGATGGTCAAGGCCACAGCGGCGGCCAAGGCGGCCGGGGTCGAGACTCTGGGCGTGAACGCCGAAGACGGCTCCCGAACCGACGACGGCTACCTGGCCGAGTTCGCCCACGCGGCCAGGGACGCCGGGGCCGACCGCATCCGCTACTGCGACACGATCGGGGGCGAGACCCCCGCCCACATCCGCGAGCGCTTCGCCCGCCTGGCCGCCGACGTCGGCATCCCGGTCGAGACGCACTGCCACAACGACCTCGGCATGGCCGTGGCCAACTCGGTCTCCGGCGCGCTCGGCGACCTCGACGCCGGCCAGGACGCCTGGGTCAACACCTGCGTCAACGGCATCGGCGAGCGGGCCGGCAACGCCGACCTCCTCTCCTGCATCCTCGCCTTCCGGCACGGCTTCGGCCTGGCCTCGCGGGCTTCGGGCGAGGGGGCCTCGCGCGCCTCGGGCGAGGGGGCCGATCAGGCGGAGCTAGGCGACGGCCTCGACCTCGGCTGGGCGCGGCGGTTCGGCCTGTGGGCCAGCTACGCGTTCGGCCAGCCGCTGCCGATCGGGCAGCCGGGCGTGGGCCGCAACGCGTTCGCCCACGAGTCGGGGATCCACGCCGACGGCGCGCTCAAGGACCGCCACAACTACGAGCTGTACGACGACGAGACGCTCGGGCCGTTCCCCCACGACCACGCCCAGCGCGAGGGCCGGGTCGTGCTGACCGGCGAGTACGGCGGCCGGGCCGGGTTCCGGCACGTGATGGAAGCCCTCGGCGTCGAGGTGGCCGGCGACCACGAGGAGCTGGTGTTCAAGCTCGTGCAGCTCACCAACGCGGCCACCGGCCGCCCCCTCACCGACGACGAGCTGCGCCTGCTCGCCGCCCATCCCGGGGAGCTGGCCCTGCTCTACCCCGGGTATCTGTCCTGACGTCATGAACCAACCGATGGCCACATGACGGGGATAAACGCTGGGGCGGAACGTGCCGACGACGCCGGCGGGCTCGGCGAGGTGTTCACCCACGGACCGATGGTCCGGAGCAGCGGCGGGCCCGAATAGGCAACACGAGCATCGGAGCAACGAGATGAACCAGAAGAACCTCGACATCTACGGTGCCGAGCCGATTCCTTGGTCGCGCGCGCTCGACCAGCTGGAGGCTGGCTCCGCGAAGACGTACTGGCTGGCCACGGTGGGCCCCGACGGGCGGCCGCACGTCGCAGGGGTGGGCGCGTTGTGGATCGACGGGAAGTTCTACTTCACGAGTGGCCATGGGACGCGCAAGAGCCGGAACCTGGCCGAGAACCCGAACTGCGTCGTCTCGGTGGCGCTCCCGAACCTCGACCTCGTCATCGAGGGCACGGCGGCCAAGGTGACCGACGAAGCCACGCTCCAGCACATCGCGGAGCGCTACGCGGCCCAGGGGTGGCCGGCGCGCGTGAGCGACGGCGCCATCACCGCCGAGTACAGCGCGCCGAGCGCCGGACCGCCGCCCTGGAACCTCTACGTCGTCACGCCCGTAGCGGCGGTCGGCGTTGCCACCGCCGGGCCGTACGGCGCCATGCGCTGGCAGTTCGAGAGCTGAACCGCTCGCGGGAGCGAAGGAGAACATCGATGGCGAACCACAGACGTGGCGAAAGTGGAGGCGGTGAAAGGGGGACGCGGGAGCCGGCGAGTAGCTCGCTGCTCGAACGGGGTAGGCTGCGGGTGAGCAGCGGCGCTGACCTCGTTCTCCCAGCAGGTCAACGCCCTCACCGAGCTGGGCGGGCTGTTCCAGCGCGCCGCCATCGTGCTGGGCTGGGGGTGGGTGGCGCTGCTCGCGGTCCGGCTGCTGGCAACCTTCGCCCACCAAGCAGCGTCCGTCTCCGCTTCCACATAGCGCGAACCTCAGGGGCACCCGAGCCGGTGACGCCGCTCGAGGTGGGGGTCTGGGCGCCCTACCTGTACTCCCGCCGCCGGTACTCCGCTCACGCCATCGCGTCCCACACGATCGCCGACACCCCACTGATCGTGAAGATCTTCCGTCTCGGCTGAGCTGAGAGGCGACCCCTTCGACTGCGAAGTCGGTAACGATAGTCACCGTTGGGTGCTGGCATGATCACGGAACCGAGACGGCCGGTCCGGCGGGAGGGCAGGTGGGGTCGGTGAGGCGGGGTGCTGGTCTTGGTGGGCTGCTGCGGGCTCATGACGGCGGTGCGCAGCGGGTCACCTCCATGGAGCTGTTCTTCGACCTGGTGTACGTGCTGGCGGTGACGCAGCTGTCGCACCTGCTGCTCGAACATCTCAGCGTGCGTGGCGCCGCGCAGACGGCGCTGCTGTTGCTGGCGGTATGGGTGGCGTGGATCTACAACGCCTGGTTCACCAACTGGTTCGACCCTGACCGGCGGATGGTGCGGCTGGTGCTGGTCGGGGTGATGCTGGCCAGCCTGCTCATGTCGGCGACCCTGGCGGAGGCGTTCGGCGAGCGCGGCCTGCTGTTCGCCGGAGCGTACGCGGCGATGCAGGTCGGCCGGACGCTGTTCGTGGTCGCGGCGCTGCGCGAGGAACCGGGGTTGCGCCGCAACTTCCAGCGGATCCTCGTCTGGCTGGTGGCCGCCGCGGTGCTGTGGCTGGCCGGTGGTCTTGGACACGGGACAGCGCGGGAGGCGCTGTGGCTGGCGGCCGTGGTGGTGGACCTCACCGGGCCGGTGTGCGGGTTCTTCACCCCGGG
The sequence above is drawn from the Actinomycetes bacterium genome and encodes:
- a CDS encoding citrate synthase encodes the protein MSEAVPATRRLTSAEAATRRLTSAEAAARLGVKPETLYAYVSRGLLRSRREAGGRTSSFDPDEVDQLARRGRRREPHGAPAVVVESALTAIQHGTLWYRGLDALALARSHSFEEVASWLWTSRFEGAAASGWRADPGAVAVAAACQAGLPSGTLPLDRLRVVAAALAATDELRFELHPAAVVTTGQALLAGLVHALPLAGAAVGAREPGLEGRVAARLWRRLCPSDPVPGMVEVLDAALVLLADHELAASTLAARVAASVRADPYAVVLAGLGVVSGAQHGGASLAVEAMLAGIEGPAEAARVVGDRLRRGEGVPGLGHPLYPHGDPRAALLFERIRALAPASGLPEAREAAPPEAGHAAPPEAGHATPPEAGEAGRLAVVEAVLAAVGRRRLPPPNADFALAALAHVTGMTRGAGEAVFAVARTAGWLAHALEEYERGTPIRPRATYVGPLPPPGRRLPTAQDQAGSGKGQEVLPWPPG
- a CDS encoding pyridoxamine 5'-phosphate oxidase family protein, with protein sequence MNQKNLDIYGAEPIPWSRALDQLEAGSAKTYWLATVGPDGRPHVAGVGALWIDGKFYFTSGHGTRKSRNLAENPNCVVSVALPNLDLVIEGTAAKVTDEATLQHIAERYAAQGWPARVSDGAITAEYSAPSAGPPPWNLYVVTPVAAVGVATAGPYGAMRWQFES